TGATCCGCATTAGTATCGTTTCGGATGCGCCCGGCGCAAGGGTGCTGCTAGATTTTCACCAAAGCAAAAGAAATCCGTCACAGAGGAGGACCACCCATGCCGCAGGCAAAAGCGAACGGCATCACGCTCGAATATGAAAGCTTCGGCCCGGAGGATCGCGAGACGGTCCTGCTCATCATGGGCCTTGGCGCACAGCTCACCATGTGGCCGACCGAGCTTTGCGAGGAACTGGTCTCGCGCCGCTACCGCGTCATCCGTTACGACAATCGCGATGTGGGCCTCTCGCACAAGTTCGACGATCTCGGCATGCCCGACATGGCGGCGATCTTCGGTGCGCTGATGGCCGGCAAGCCCGCCACCTCTCCTTACGCGCTCGACGAGATGGCGAAGGATGCCGTCGGCCTGCTCGATGCGCTGGGCGTGAAGCAGGCGCATATCGCCGGCGCCTCGATGGGCGGCATGATTGCGCAGCTCGTCGCAATCAACCATCCGGAGCGCGCGCTCTCGCTCACCTCCATCATGTCCACCACCGGCAATCCGGGCCTCCCCCAGGGCAAGCCCGAAGCCATGGCGGTGCTGATGACGCCGGCGCCCGAAGGCGACATTCCGGCCGCCATCGAGCGCGGCATGCTCGCCTGGAACACGATCGGCAGCCCCGGCTACAAGACGGACGACGCGACGCTCCGCCAGTGGGTCACGCGCGACGTCAACCGCTCGCTTTATCCGGTCGGCGTTGCCCGCCAGATGGCCGCCATCGTCGCAAATGGCGACCGTCGCGAAAAGCTGAAGAAGCTCAACCTGCCCGCCGTTGTCCTCCACGGCGCGGACGATCCGCTGGTGCCTGTCGAAGGCGGCAAGGATACGGCGGC
Above is a window of Parvibaculum lavamentivorans DS-1 DNA encoding:
- a CDS encoding alpha/beta fold hydrolase; this encodes MPQAKANGITLEYESFGPEDRETVLLIMGLGAQLTMWPTELCEELVSRRYRVIRYDNRDVGLSHKFDDLGMPDMAAIFGALMAGKPATSPYALDEMAKDAVGLLDALGVKQAHIAGASMGGMIAQLVAINHPERALSLTSIMSTTGNPGLPQGKPEAMAVLMTPAPEGDIPAAIERGMLAWNTIGSPGYKTDDATLRQWVTRDVNRSLYPVGVARQMAAIVANGDRREKLKKLNLPAVVLHGADDPLVPVEGGKDTAANIPGAELRVIPGMGHDFPLALVETFADAIEAAAKRASGVSRAAD